From the Lathyrus oleraceus cultivar Zhongwan6 chromosome 4, CAAS_Psat_ZW6_1.0, whole genome shotgun sequence genome, one window contains:
- the LOC127075092 gene encoding uncharacterized protein At4g28440: protein MAEAKPGLRKPVFTKVEQLRPGTSGHTLTVKVVNTKMVMQKGRPDGPQPRQMRIAESLVGDETGMIIFTARNDQVDLLKEGSTIILRNAKIDMFKGSMRLAVDKWGRVEVTEPADFTVKEDNNLSLIEYELVNVVE, encoded by the exons ATGGCAGAGGCAAAACCTGGATTGAGAAAGCCGGTTTTCACTAAGGTTGAACAGCTTCGACCGGGGACTAGTGGCCACACTCTAACTGTGAAGGTTGTGAATACTAAGATGGTGATGCAGAAGGGTCGTCCGGATGGTCCTCAACCGCGCCAAATGAGAATTGCTGAGAGTTTGGTGGGTGATGAGACGGGGATGATCATATTTACAGCTCGAAATGATCAAG TGGATCTGCTGAAAGAGGGTTCAACCATCATTTTGCGAAATGCGAAAATCGACATGTTTAAAGGATCAATGAGGCTTGCTGTGGACAAATGGGGCCGCGTCGAAGTAACAGAACCTGCTGATTTCACTGTTAAGGAAGACAACAACCTCTCCCTTATTGAGTACGAACTTGTTAATGTTGTGGAGTAA